In the Kribbella sp. NBC_00482 genome, one interval contains:
- a CDS encoding MarR family transcriptional regulator produces the protein MNARRLRMPGGRLSHQDRLDIAGGLADGLGYAEIARQLERPTSTISREVARNGGAAGYRADHAHYATASRARRRSRADADTRADGWAERWADGWPDARGDVRADQLRRAYVERFATMMVDGGLPRMASRVLALLYTSDSRTLTAADLVRALRVSPASISKAIGYLERVGMVYRETDPVRRLQHYVIAEDVWLKAWEISARTNHNWAETAAEGVELVGRDTPAGERLKQMAEFFERLSEDMSGGAGFQDCLAVLAVLWEPDRTAELAARLNWPVERVTDAVDYAIKASAQESTEEAASQAAVREA, from the coding sequence ATGAATGCGCGGAGGTTGCGGATGCCGGGAGGCAGGCTGAGTCACCAGGACCGGCTCGACATCGCGGGCGGGTTGGCGGACGGACTCGGGTACGCCGAGATCGCGCGGCAACTGGAGCGGCCGACGTCGACGATCAGCCGAGAGGTCGCCCGCAACGGCGGCGCGGCGGGATACCGCGCCGACCACGCCCACTACGCCACCGCCTCCCGCGCCCGCCGACGAAGCCGCGCGGACGCGGACACACGAGCGGACGGATGGGCCGAACGGTGGGCGGACGGGTGGCCGGATGCGCGAGGGGATGTGCGCGCGGACCAGTTGCGGCGGGCGTATGTCGAGCGGTTCGCGACGATGATGGTGGACGGTGGGCTGCCGCGGATGGCGTCGCGGGTGCTTGCACTGCTCTATACGTCCGACTCCCGCACGCTGACAGCAGCTGATCTCGTCCGCGCGCTGCGGGTCAGCCCGGCGTCGATCTCGAAGGCGATCGGCTACCTCGAGCGGGTCGGGATGGTGTACCGCGAGACCGATCCGGTACGCCGCCTCCAGCACTACGTGATCGCCGAGGACGTCTGGCTGAAGGCGTGGGAGATCAGCGCACGCACCAACCACAACTGGGCGGAGACCGCGGCCGAGGGTGTCGAACTCGTCGGGCGAGACACCCCGGCAGGCGAACGCCTCAAACAGATGGCCGAGTTCTTCGAGCGGCTCAGCGAAGACATGTCCGGCGGTGCCGGCTTCCAGGACTGCCTAGCAGTGCTAGCAGTCCTGTGGGAACCAGATCGCACCGCGGAACTCGCGGCCCGGCTCAATTGGCCGGTCGAACGGGTCACCGATGCCGTCGACTACGCGATCAAGGCTTCAGCGCAAGAGAGTACGGAGGAGGCGGCGAGTCAGGCCGCCGTCCGCGAGGCCTAG
- a CDS encoding ABC transporter permease — translation MKTGWQRGMIELRQSFTNGPELFSHFLWPVLMLAALFFLRHRDFGSTGFLLGALALPSILGMNAAMGMVSMSQQLTADREDGTLLRAKAIPNGMVSYLIGKVVSVAGGLLVDLAILLIPGLFLVEGLELGSAHWFTLVWVLLLGLVATLPIGAILGSVFTTARSQGLIQLPMLGLIAVSGIFYPITALPGWLEGIGQVTPVYWMGLGMRSALLPDEAVVVEVGESWRHLETAAVLGIWAVAGLLLAPVVLRRMARRESGSKVAERRERALQRVA, via the coding sequence ATGAAGACGGGTTGGCAGCGGGGGATGATCGAGCTGCGGCAGTCCTTCACCAACGGGCCTGAGCTGTTCAGCCACTTCCTCTGGCCGGTGCTGATGCTGGCCGCGCTCTTCTTCCTCCGGCACCGCGACTTCGGCTCCACCGGCTTCCTGCTCGGCGCGCTCGCGCTGCCGAGCATCCTCGGGATGAACGCCGCGATGGGCATGGTCAGCATGAGCCAGCAGCTGACGGCCGATCGCGAGGACGGCACGTTGCTGCGCGCCAAGGCCATCCCGAACGGCATGGTCAGCTACCTCATCGGCAAGGTCGTGTCGGTCGCGGGCGGACTGCTGGTAGATCTCGCGATCCTCCTGATCCCGGGCCTGTTCCTGGTGGAGGGGCTCGAGCTCGGATCGGCGCACTGGTTCACCCTCGTCTGGGTGCTGTTGCTCGGCCTGGTCGCGACGTTGCCGATCGGCGCGATCCTCGGCTCGGTCTTCACCACCGCGCGTTCCCAAGGCTTGATCCAGTTGCCGATGCTCGGGCTGATCGCGGTCTCCGGCATCTTCTACCCGATCACCGCGCTGCCCGGCTGGCTCGAAGGGATCGGCCAGGTCACGCCGGTCTACTGGATGGGCCTCGGCATGCGGTCCGCGCTCCTCCCCGACGAAGCGGTCGTGGTCGAGGTCGGCGAGTCCTGGCGTCATCTGGAGACGGCAGCAGTCCTCGGGATCTGGGCCGTCGCCGGATTGCTGCTCGCACCCGTCGTACTGCGGCGAATGGCGCGGCGCGAGTCCGGCTCCAAGGTCGCCGAGCGTCGCGAACGCGCTCTCCAACGCGTCGCATGA
- a CDS encoding NAD(P)/FAD-dependent oxidoreductase, which produces MWDVIVVGAGPAGASAAIGALAADPSLSVLLLDRHEFPRDKACGDGIAPHVLDLLAGVGVTGILDDWTPVRRFVLNRGDVGVDRQMSRPTWVVPRTVFDQRLVEAARTAGAQFIHRRVRDLTVQERSVTVDEDLDARFLVGADGAHSVVRRELGLKPGPAALAIRGYAPTPAARAASQVIAYGPGRQPSYAWSFDRGDGWSNVGYGELLAGTRPTRTELLNHLEVLLPGATEGGESWWGHHLPLAGWSWRPRSGPVLLAGDAAGLINPMTGEGIYYAVATGLLAGRAIADALRAGTSDAGTPYRRRTTRLLARHLRDTALVAQLSRSDRILDGGIRAAAADQHVFDDLVELGLADGGLTRRLLRTLLR; this is translated from the coding sequence GTGTGGGACGTGATTGTTGTCGGAGCTGGGCCGGCGGGAGCGTCGGCTGCGATCGGTGCGTTGGCGGCGGATCCGAGCCTGTCGGTGTTGCTACTCGACCGGCACGAGTTCCCGCGCGACAAGGCCTGTGGTGACGGGATCGCTCCGCACGTACTCGATCTGCTCGCCGGCGTCGGTGTCACCGGGATCCTCGACGACTGGACCCCGGTACGGCGGTTCGTGCTCAATCGCGGCGACGTCGGCGTGGACCGGCAGATGTCACGACCGACCTGGGTGGTTCCGCGGACGGTCTTCGACCAGCGCCTGGTCGAGGCCGCGCGAACGGCCGGCGCACAGTTCATCCACCGCCGGGTTCGCGACCTCACGGTCCAGGAGCGATCCGTCACCGTGGACGAGGACCTGGACGCGCGCTTCCTGGTCGGTGCCGACGGCGCGCATTCCGTCGTACGGCGGGAACTCGGCCTGAAACCGGGTCCGGCCGCACTGGCGATCCGTGGCTACGCGCCGACCCCGGCTGCACGCGCGGCGAGCCAGGTGATTGCGTACGGGCCCGGTCGGCAACCGTCGTACGCGTGGTCCTTCGACCGTGGCGACGGTTGGTCGAACGTCGGGTACGGCGAACTGCTGGCCGGCACCCGCCCCACGCGGACCGAGCTACTGAACCACCTCGAGGTGCTGCTTCCAGGAGCAACGGAAGGTGGGGAGTCGTGGTGGGGTCACCATCTGCCGCTCGCCGGCTGGTCGTGGCGACCGCGCAGCGGGCCGGTGCTGCTCGCTGGTGACGCGGCCGGTCTGATCAACCCGATGACCGGGGAAGGCATCTATTACGCAGTCGCGACCGGACTCCTAGCCGGCCGTGCGATCGCCGACGCGCTTCGAGCGGGGACCTCGGACGCCGGTACGCCGTACCGTCGCCGCACGACCCGCTTGCTCGCCAGGCATCTCCGCGATACCGCGCTCGTCGCCCAGTTGAGTCGCTCGGACCGGATTCTCGATGGTGGCATTCGCGCGGCTGCCGCCGATCAGCACGTGTTCGACGACCTCGTCGAGCTAGGCCTCGCGGACGGCGGCCTGACTCGCCGCCTCCTCCGTACTCTCTTGCGCTGA
- a CDS encoding alcohol dehydrogenase catalytic domain-containing protein yields the protein MEQMQAWAVDHPGPVDDGPLQHVRRTAPEPGAGEVLVKVEACGICRTDLHLTEGDLAPKRPGVVPGHQAVGQVVDPGTAAARFHERDLRSVTSNTRRDGEELFRLIARLPVAAHTTIVPFDAVDRALADVAHGRASGSLVAVLGSVGTVEPVRPGER from the coding sequence ATGGAGCAGATGCAGGCGTGGGCAGTGGATCATCCGGGACCCGTCGACGACGGTCCGCTGCAGCACGTACGTCGTACCGCCCCGGAACCTGGTGCCGGCGAAGTACTCGTGAAGGTCGAGGCGTGCGGGATCTGCCGGACCGACCTGCACTTGACCGAGGGCGATCTGGCACCGAAGCGCCCGGGCGTCGTCCCGGGCCACCAGGCTGTCGGTCAGGTGGTCGATCCCGGTACGGCGGCCGCGCGGTTCCACGAGCGGGATCTTCGCAGCGTCACCTCCAATACTCGTCGCGATGGCGAGGAGCTGTTCCGCCTGATCGCCCGGCTGCCGGTCGCCGCGCATACGACGATCGTCCCGTTCGACGCCGTCGATCGCGCCCTCGCCGACGTCGCCCACGGCCGCGCGAGCGGATCCCTGGTCGCCGTCTTGGGGAGCGTTGGAACGGTTGAACCGGTGCGGCCGGGGGAGCGTTAG
- a CDS encoding MerR family transcriptional regulator, translating into MFTIGDFAAFGQVSARMLRHYDALGLLRPAVVDAATGYRFYSADQFSRLNRIIALKDLGFSLQQVGEIVDAKLSAEELRGMLRLRQAQLEDELARSAARLTSVEARLRLIEREGHMPTDDVVLKHIAPTRVAELSAISPSYDGADIGPVLQPLFGQLFERLGAAGLNPCGSPVAYYEDAENETIRVHAAVPVETGTTADVDITELPGLDAATIVHQGDMTEADRSMQTLARWIEDNGYRSQGYAREVTVQFDPDNPANWVHEFQIAVTKPD; encoded by the coding sequence ATGTTCACCATCGGAGACTTCGCGGCGTTCGGGCAGGTGTCGGCGCGGATGTTGCGGCACTACGACGCGCTCGGGCTGCTCCGCCCGGCCGTGGTCGATGCGGCGACCGGCTACCGGTTCTACTCGGCCGACCAGTTCAGCCGGCTGAACCGGATCATCGCCCTCAAGGACCTCGGGTTCAGCCTGCAGCAGGTCGGCGAGATCGTCGACGCCAAGCTGTCCGCCGAGGAACTGCGCGGCATGCTGCGACTGCGGCAGGCCCAGCTCGAGGACGAGCTGGCCCGTAGCGCGGCCCGGCTGACGAGCGTCGAGGCGAGGCTCCGACTCATCGAGAGGGAAGGTCACATGCCCACCGACGACGTCGTCCTGAAGCACATCGCCCCGACCCGGGTCGCCGAGCTGTCCGCGATCTCACCGAGCTACGACGGTGCGGACATCGGCCCGGTGCTCCAGCCCTTGTTCGGGCAGCTGTTCGAACGCCTCGGTGCGGCCGGTCTGAACCCGTGCGGTTCGCCGGTCGCGTACTACGAGGACGCCGAGAACGAGACGATCCGCGTCCACGCCGCCGTACCCGTCGAAACAGGTACGACGGCGGACGTCGACATCACCGAACTCCCCGGGCTCGACGCCGCCACCATCGTCCATCAGGGCGACATGACGGAGGCCGACCGCAGCATGCAGACGCTGGCCCGGTGGATCGAGGACAACGGCTACCGCAGCCAGGGGTACGCGCGTGAGGTCACCGTGCAGTTCGACCCGGACAACCCGGCGAACTGGGTGCACGAGTTCCAGATCGCGGTCACAAAGCCAGACTGA
- a CDS encoding nuclear transport factor 2 family protein has translation MDEEVRAAVEAELRLLLPEVRGSAEVDVLLDPEFVEVGASGRRWDRAAIVAALASGEITDADPIEATEVAGTRLADDLVHVTYVSRRTGGTPVRRSSIWRRTDGAWRLYYHQGTPAAD, from the coding sequence GTGGACGAAGAGGTGCGGGCGGCGGTCGAGGCGGAGCTGCGGTTGTTGCTTCCGGAGGTGCGGGGGTCGGCCGAGGTCGACGTACTGCTGGATCCGGAGTTCGTCGAGGTCGGTGCTTCGGGACGGCGCTGGGACCGGGCGGCGATCGTTGCCGCGTTGGCGTCCGGGGAGATCACCGACGCGGACCCGATCGAGGCGACCGAAGTCGCCGGCACCCGGCTGGCCGACGACCTCGTGCATGTCACCTATGTGTCCCGGCGTACAGGCGGTACGCCGGTCCGCCGCAGTTCGATCTGGCGACGGACCGACGGCGCCTGGCGTCTCTACTACCACCAGGGCACTCCGGCAGCTGACTAG
- a CDS encoding alpha/beta hydrolase, with protein MKLLLVLALLGAPVSTSAEHPQIDWHHCQLNAADTEGAALDEAGAECGELKVPLDYGRPDGPQITLALSRLKATGDRIGAMVLNDGGPGGPGLGMPLRLRTAMKAAGTRYDLIGLDPRFVGRSTPIDCKLPFAAWPWAGGADRSSFERVDRQVADIAARCGANAGRYLPYVNTRNTARDIDRVRIALGEQKISYLGYSYGTYLGSVYLQMFPGRTDRVVLDGPMDPERYSARLLRTVGPANEAALRAWASWAAARDATYHLGATPSRVMASVDRILRVAARDGLRIGKYELDDGSVPLVLFGPLADDRDAARATYAGIVRTLLDATYGPVEPGPELGGFLEGLLTPALSQLASAQIAIVCGDRAVPRDRQVYWRDIQAHRRTEPHFASLTRMTSPCAYWPVQPQEPPTRIANSEPALIVAADGDPRTIYSYATALQKHLPNARMVTLKGARKHGIFGEYGNTCVDDKVIAYLLTGRLPADQTC; from the coding sequence ATGAAACTGCTTCTGGTACTGGCACTCCTGGGCGCGCCCGTTTCCACGTCGGCGGAGCATCCGCAGATCGATTGGCACCACTGTCAGCTGAACGCCGCCGACACCGAAGGGGCCGCGCTCGACGAGGCCGGTGCCGAGTGCGGTGAGCTGAAGGTGCCGCTCGACTACGGGCGGCCCGACGGCCCGCAGATCACGCTCGCGCTGTCGCGGTTGAAGGCGACCGGCGACCGGATCGGCGCGATGGTGCTGAACGACGGCGGCCCGGGCGGTCCCGGTTTGGGCATGCCGCTGCGGCTGCGGACGGCGATGAAGGCCGCGGGAACGCGGTACGACTTGATCGGGCTGGATCCGCGGTTCGTGGGTCGCAGTACGCCGATCGACTGCAAGCTCCCGTTCGCCGCCTGGCCGTGGGCGGGCGGTGCCGACCGTTCGTCGTTCGAGCGCGTCGATCGGCAGGTGGCGGACATCGCGGCACGCTGCGGCGCTAACGCGGGGAGATATCTGCCGTACGTGAACACGCGGAACACTGCGCGGGACATCGACCGGGTGCGGATCGCGTTGGGTGAGCAGAAGATCTCGTACCTGGGGTACTCGTACGGGACCTATCTCGGATCGGTCTACCTGCAGATGTTCCCGGGGCGTACGGACCGGGTGGTCCTCGACGGGCCGATGGATCCCGAGCGATACAGTGCGCGGCTGCTGCGGACGGTCGGTCCGGCGAATGAGGCCGCGCTTCGGGCGTGGGCGTCGTGGGCGGCCGCGCGAGATGCGACGTACCACTTGGGGGCGACGCCGTCGCGGGTGATGGCCTCGGTGGATCGGATCCTGCGAGTGGCTGCGCGGGACGGCTTGCGGATCGGGAAGTACGAGCTCGATGACGGGTCCGTGCCGCTGGTGTTGTTCGGGCCGCTCGCCGATGATCGGGACGCGGCACGGGCGACGTACGCCGGGATTGTGCGGACGCTGCTCGACGCGACGTACGGACCGGTGGAACCGGGGCCCGAGCTCGGTGGGTTTCTGGAAGGGTTGCTGACGCCGGCGTTGTCGCAGCTGGCCAGTGCGCAGATCGCGATCGTCTGCGGCGACCGCGCGGTGCCGCGCGATCGGCAGGTGTACTGGCGGGACATCCAGGCGCATCGCCGTACCGAACCGCACTTCGCCTCACTCACGCGGATGACCTCGCCGTGCGCGTACTGGCCGGTGCAACCGCAGGAGCCGCCGACACGGATCGCCAACTCGGAGCCGGCGTTGATCGTAGCGGCGGACGGCGACCCGCGGACCATCTACTCGTACGCGACGGCCCTCCAGAAGCACCTGCCCAACGCACGGATGGTGACGCTGAAGGGTGCCCGCAAACACGGAATCTTCGGCGAATACGGCAACACCTGCGTCGACGACAAGGTGATCGCCTACCTGCTAACCGGTCGCCTGCCGGCCGACCAAACCTGCTAG
- a CDS encoding SigB/SigF/SigG family RNA polymerase sigma factor, with the protein MVTSTIERDSTRSGAPIDRAAREAATRKLMERRAGSSAAEERQELLEQVVELNLEMAKGIARRFRGRGAEADDLEQVAYLGLVKAAHHYRLEADTPFIGFAIPTIRGEVKRYFRDCAWTVRIPRRLQEMQGTIASKLPELEQQLNREPTPAELAEHLEVEVTEVEQALAARGCFNVLSLDRPAEADAELTLADVVADDDDASIDQLETVEMLEPVLADLGDRDRRILQLRFVEGWTQSEIGDDIGVSQMQVSRVLRRILIDLREKLAPEQTAA; encoded by the coding sequence ATGGTTACGAGCACTATCGAGCGGGATTCCACCCGCAGCGGCGCACCGATCGATCGGGCCGCCCGTGAAGCAGCCACCCGGAAACTCATGGAACGCCGGGCCGGAAGCAGCGCCGCAGAAGAGCGGCAAGAACTTCTCGAACAGGTCGTCGAACTCAACCTCGAAATGGCCAAGGGCATCGCACGCCGTTTCCGCGGCCGGGGTGCCGAGGCCGACGACCTGGAGCAGGTCGCCTACCTGGGTCTGGTGAAGGCAGCCCACCACTACCGGTTGGAGGCGGACACCCCGTTCATCGGGTTCGCGATCCCGACGATCCGCGGCGAGGTGAAGCGGTACTTCCGCGACTGTGCCTGGACGGTCCGGATCCCGCGCCGGCTCCAGGAGATGCAAGGCACGATCGCGAGCAAGCTGCCGGAGCTGGAGCAGCAGCTGAACCGGGAACCGACGCCGGCCGAACTGGCCGAGCATCTCGAGGTCGAGGTGACCGAGGTCGAGCAGGCCCTCGCGGCGCGCGGCTGCTTCAACGTGCTCTCGCTTGATCGGCCCGCCGAGGCCGACGCGGAGCTCACGCTCGCCGATGTCGTTGCCGATGACGACGACGCGAGCATCGATCAACTGGAGACGGTCGAGATGCTGGAGCCGGTGCTCGCCGACCTCGGCGACAGGGACCGCCGCATCCTGCAACTGCGCTTCGTCGAGGGCTGGACCCAGTCCGAGATCGGCGACGACATCGGCGTCAGCCAGATGCAGGTCTCACGGGTTTTGCGCCGGATCCTCATCGATCTGCGCGAAAAGCTGGCCCCGGAGCAGACGGCTGCCTAG
- a CDS encoding ABC transporter ATP-binding protein, with protein sequence MVLTVDGLRMRYGDREVLHDVTFDARPGEVLALLGPNGAGKSTTIEILEGFRLRSAGRVEVLGVDPAVGDEQWRSRIGIVLQSWRDHGNWRVGELLHHLGSYYTPYQRAWPTGELLDAVGLTAYAGQKIKTLSGGQRRRLDVAIGIVGRPDVLFLDEPTTGFDPEARSEFHELVRGLAAEQGTTILLTTHDLDEASKLAHRILVLTAGRIIASGTTAQLTELIAGEDEVRWSVDGQPFRKSTVDSTAFVRELFATYGEAVSELEVRRASLEDTYLTLVREQS encoded by the coding sequence ATGGTTCTGACAGTGGACGGCCTGCGGATGCGGTACGGCGACCGCGAGGTCCTGCATGACGTGACGTTCGACGCGCGCCCCGGCGAAGTGCTAGCACTGCTAGGTCCGAACGGCGCCGGGAAGAGTACGACGATCGAGATCCTCGAAGGCTTCCGGCTCCGGTCGGCGGGCCGGGTCGAGGTGCTCGGTGTCGACCCGGCCGTGGGTGACGAACAGTGGCGGTCGCGGATCGGCATCGTGCTGCAGTCGTGGCGCGACCACGGCAACTGGCGTGTGGGCGAGCTGCTCCACCACCTCGGCTCGTACTACACGCCGTACCAACGCGCCTGGCCGACCGGCGAACTGCTCGACGCCGTCGGCCTCACCGCGTACGCCGGGCAGAAGATCAAGACGCTCTCCGGCGGTCAGCGGCGACGGCTCGACGTCGCGATCGGGATCGTTGGCCGCCCCGACGTACTGTTCCTGGACGAGCCGACGACCGGGTTCGATCCCGAGGCGCGGTCGGAGTTCCACGAGTTGGTGCGCGGGCTCGCGGCCGAGCAGGGTACGACGATTCTGCTCACTACCCACGACCTCGACGAGGCGAGCAAACTCGCGCATCGGATCCTCGTTCTCACCGCGGGCCGCATCATCGCCTCGGGCACCACCGCGCAGCTCACCGAACTGATCGCGGGGGAGGACGAGGTCCGCTGGTCCGTCGACGGGCAACCGTTCCGGAAGTCGACCGTCGACTCGACCGCGTTCGTCCGCGAGCTCTTCGCGACGTACGGCGAGGCAGTCAGCGAACTCGAAGTACGCCGAGCTTCACTCGAAGACACCTACCTCACGTTGGTCCGGGAGCAATCATGA
- a CDS encoding DUF397 domain-containing protein — MTAIYNGMPGDSNSELIWRKSQRSGPNGNCVEVAKLSDGGVAVRNSRFTEGPALVFTKAEIEAFLGGVQDGEFGYLI, encoded by the coding sequence ATGACTGCGATCTACAACGGCATGCCCGGCGACTCGAACAGCGAGCTGATCTGGCGGAAGAGCCAGCGCAGCGGCCCGAACGGGAACTGCGTCGAGGTAGCGAAGCTGTCGGACGGCGGTGTGGCGGTGCGCAACTCGCGCTTCACCGAAGGACCGGCACTGGTGTTCACAAAGGCAGAGATCGAGGCGTTCCTCGGCGGCGTTCAGGACGGCGAGTTCGGCTACCTGATCTGA